A region from the Cystobacter ferrugineus genome encodes:
- a CDS encoding DUF2804 domain-containing protein, with product MTPERELTLMLAPASVATASGEPRFGTYHGELPEVDLQKLSGRWAPSAAKDRLLKRKRWHYTLAATREVLALFAVVDVGYSANAFAVAMDLKERRVLCDVSFLGAPGPLAEVGNRPGAGLSVSFRTLGGRMTAQRGAEDERYRLRVDVSRLRTGSLQTFQWDGSLLVAGGAPALSVIAPVEGDGFVNVTQKRSGMLAFGTLEAGGKRFQLDGGVGGTDYTQGYLARHTAWRWAFVAGRLADGTPVGLNLVEGFNVSSHTNENALWLGNRLIPLGRASFEYDRQELMKPWRLRTDDGVVDLSFQPLHVHREDHDFKVVVSHFAQPLGLFEGTVRVDGHTHVLSAVPGVTEDQDMLW from the coding sequence ATGACCCCGGAGAGAGAACTCACGCTGATGTTGGCGCCGGCCTCCGTGGCCACGGCGTCGGGTGAACCCCGATTCGGCACCTACCATGGCGAGCTGCCCGAGGTGGATCTGCAGAAGCTCTCCGGCCGGTGGGCCCCGTCGGCGGCGAAGGATCGCCTGCTCAAGCGCAAGCGCTGGCACTACACCCTGGCGGCCACGCGCGAGGTGCTGGCGCTCTTCGCGGTGGTGGACGTGGGCTACTCGGCCAATGCCTTCGCGGTGGCGATGGACTTGAAGGAGCGGCGGGTGCTCTGCGACGTGAGCTTCCTGGGCGCACCGGGTCCGCTGGCCGAGGTGGGCAACCGGCCCGGAGCGGGACTGTCCGTGTCGTTCCGCACGCTGGGCGGACGGATGACGGCGCAGCGCGGCGCGGAGGACGAGCGCTATCGGCTGCGCGTGGACGTGAGCCGCTTGCGCACCGGCAGCCTCCAGACCTTCCAGTGGGATGGGAGCCTGTTGGTGGCCGGGGGAGCTCCGGCGCTGTCGGTGATTGCTCCGGTGGAAGGGGACGGCTTCGTCAACGTCACCCAGAAGCGCAGCGGGATGCTGGCCTTCGGCACGCTCGAGGCGGGGGGCAAGCGCTTCCAGCTCGACGGGGGCGTGGGGGGCACGGACTACACCCAGGGCTATCTCGCGCGGCACACCGCGTGGCGCTGGGCCTTCGTGGCGGGACGGCTCGCGGATGGCACCCCCGTGGGCCTCAACCTCGTCGAGGGCTTCAACGTGAGCTCCCACACCAACGAGAACGCCTTGTGGCTGGGCAACCGGCTCATCCCCCTGGGCCGCGCGAGCTTCGAGTACGACCGTCAGGAGTTGATGAAGCCGTGGCGGTTGCGCACGGACGACGGGGTGGTGGACCTGAGCTTCCAACCCCTGCACGTCCACCGCGAGGACCATGACTTCAAGGTGGTGGTGAGCCACTTCGCCCAGCCCCTGGGGCTCTTCGAGGGCACGGTGCGCGTGGACGGTCACACGCATGTGCTGTCCGCGGTGCCCGGCGTCACCGAGGACCAGGACATGCTCTGGTGA
- a CDS encoding zinc ribbon domain-containing protein, with protein MRCSKCGHVIDDESLDYCAECGEPLSIQADEDDERTEVSQSRYAAEDEATAVTDTEDDNPDGSAPDYEERSRPAPADSWGDRLSQAAGALFVAVTQVGGTFQGLLDDPRFRAHLPGGSLTLVGVGLMGLGVVLSVAPPIPGIGLMDSGVVLLWGALAAVNEWRQVHEAPEYQGRPVPPLPPALANLPRETEHPAIGQTFALLICTYALLMLGYGPISWVWMLAGGLLGYDQGRRYFVPPEEGPPEDEPRSALHQWVVAGVVLCSFSLLLPWTRGDTWLSGLPGGELPLAALTQFMLLLLACSAVKHRGLGGMHPLFLTLMTVWLMLWFFLMKNSHSPGPWLFLLGVLTIVIVVARHLVPQRTPEAKESASDFDLQG; from the coding sequence ATGCGTTGCTCGAAATGTGGTCATGTCATTGACGACGAGTCGTTGGACTACTGCGCCGAGTGTGGCGAGCCCCTGAGCATTCAGGCGGACGAGGACGACGAGCGGACCGAGGTCTCCCAATCGCGGTACGCCGCCGAGGACGAGGCGACCGCCGTCACCGACACCGAGGACGACAATCCGGATGGCTCCGCGCCGGATTATGAGGAGAGGTCCCGGCCCGCTCCCGCGGACTCCTGGGGGGACCGGCTGTCCCAGGCCGCGGGCGCGCTGTTCGTCGCCGTGACGCAGGTGGGCGGCACGTTCCAGGGGCTGCTGGATGATCCCCGCTTCCGGGCGCACCTGCCGGGCGGCTCACTGACGTTGGTGGGCGTGGGGCTCATGGGGCTGGGAGTGGTGCTCTCGGTGGCGCCGCCCATTCCGGGCATCGGGCTGATGGACTCGGGGGTGGTGCTCCTGTGGGGAGCGCTCGCGGCGGTGAACGAGTGGCGCCAGGTGCACGAGGCGCCCGAGTACCAGGGCCGTCCCGTGCCGCCCCTGCCGCCGGCGCTCGCGAACCTGCCCCGGGAGACGGAGCATCCGGCGATTGGCCAGACGTTCGCGCTGCTCATCTGCACGTATGCCCTGTTGATGCTGGGCTACGGGCCCATCTCGTGGGTGTGGATGCTCGCCGGGGGGCTGCTCGGCTATGACCAGGGCCGGAGGTACTTCGTCCCGCCCGAGGAGGGCCCGCCCGAGGATGAACCGAGGTCCGCGTTGCACCAGTGGGTGGTGGCGGGCGTGGTGCTCTGCAGCTTCTCGCTCCTGCTGCCGTGGACGCGGGGGGACACGTGGTTGTCGGGCCTGCCGGGAGGAGAGCTGCCGCTGGCGGCGCTCACCCAGTTCATGTTGTTGCTTCTCGCGTGCTCCGCCGTGAAGCACCGGGGGCTCGGGGGCATGCACCCGCTCTTCCTCACCCTCATGACCGTGTGGCTCATGCTGTGGTTCTTCTTGATGAAGAACTCCCACAGCCCGGGACCGTGGCTCTTCCTGTTGGGCGTGCTGACGATCGTCATCGTCGTCGCGCGCCACCTCGTTCCGCAACGCACCCCGGAGGCGAAGGAGTCGGCCTCGGACTTCGACCTCCAGGGCTGA
- a CDS encoding DUF3226 domain-containing protein: protein MPPPREHVLLVEGKDDREVVYQLCNHHQLDNQSLFTVEAKDGYERLRDDLSVRLRVPALRTLGTVIDADTNLADRWHSVCDVLARSGYAGLPAAPAEDGTILAAQGRLPRFGIWVMPDNRLSGMLEDFIQHLVHHGDPLLPRARASVDGIPAAERRFQEVHHSKALIHTWLAWQQEPGTPLGLAVTRRYLDANHALAQRFLTWLRKLFSTP from the coding sequence ATGCCTCCGCCCCGAGAGCATGTCCTGTTGGTCGAGGGGAAGGACGATCGCGAGGTCGTCTACCAGTTGTGCAACCACCACCAACTGGACAACCAGAGCCTGTTCACGGTGGAAGCGAAGGATGGATACGAGCGTCTCCGGGACGATTTGAGTGTCCGTCTCAGGGTCCCGGCGTTGCGCACCCTCGGGACCGTCATCGACGCCGACACGAATCTCGCGGACCGGTGGCACTCGGTGTGCGACGTGCTGGCGAGAAGCGGTTACGCGGGGCTTCCCGCCGCTCCAGCGGAAGACGGAACGATCCTCGCGGCGCAAGGCCGCCTACCCCGCTTCGGCATCTGGGTCATGCCCGACAACCGGCTGTCCGGAATGTTGGAGGACTTCATCCAACACCTCGTCCATCATGGCGATCCCCTGCTCCCTCGTGCGCGGGCATCCGTCGACGGGATTCCGGCCGCCGAGCGCCGATTCCAGGAGGTCCACCACTCCAAGGCGCTCATCCACACATGGTTGGCCTGGCAGCAGGAACCCGGAACACCCCTCGGACTGGCGGTGACCAGGCGCTACCTGGACGCCAACCACGCACTGGCCCAGCGCTTCCTCACGTGGCTGCGGAAGCTGTTCTCCACGCCATGA
- a CDS encoding AAA family ATPase: MNSESTSTQPGGSTYPLPSLHIQGFRAFKDLRLDNLGRVNLIVGKNNVGKSTLLEAIALYASGPAVLYELVNLLKARQEFQRPLLQDEHGPVVDLYRAFHSHANPSTSNGAAVTCRIATPSSIKNAISINLQNQPGKKTRSISIQTNEITYTIGNQSNLEFLLTDSRSSERPFSCHFISSLGTSGKQLDWLWDSIVLTDQEQDVLRSLQIIAPEVERVSLAEGPKTSAQGRVPLVRRTGIRDPEPLRSMGDGMNRVFELALGLANSKDGLLLVDELENGVHYSAQEQLWRLIFETASQLNVQVFATTHSWDCIESFQRAASAHPSNGALISLARQEGEVKGTVFNERDLEIITRESIEVR, translated from the coding sequence GTGAACTCAGAATCCACATCGACGCAGCCTGGCGGGAGTACCTATCCGCTGCCGTCCCTGCACATCCAAGGCTTCAGGGCCTTCAAGGACCTGCGGCTGGACAACCTCGGCCGCGTCAACCTGATCGTCGGCAAGAACAACGTGGGCAAGAGCACGCTCCTGGAGGCCATCGCGTTGTATGCGTCGGGACCAGCAGTGCTCTACGAACTCGTTAATCTGCTAAAAGCACGGCAGGAGTTCCAAAGGCCGCTCCTTCAAGACGAGCATGGCCCAGTCGTGGATCTCTACCGCGCCTTTCATTCACACGCGAATCCATCCACCAGCAATGGCGCCGCTGTGACTTGTCGCATAGCCACACCATCCAGCATAAAAAATGCAATTTCGATAAATCTACAGAACCAACCAGGGAAGAAGACACGCTCCATTTCGATCCAAACAAACGAAATCACCTATACCATCGGTAATCAATCCAATCTCGAATTCCTACTCACAGACTCTCGTTCATCGGAACGACCATTCTCTTGCCATTTCATTTCATCCCTTGGTACATCGGGCAAGCAACTGGATTGGTTGTGGGACAGTATTGTTCTCACTGATCAAGAGCAAGATGTCCTGCGTTCTCTCCAGATTATCGCTCCAGAGGTCGAGCGTGTATCTCTCGCCGAAGGACCCAAGACGTCGGCTCAAGGTCGAGTCCCATTGGTCCGCAGAACAGGCATTCGCGACCCGGAACCCTTGCGAAGCATGGGTGACGGAATGAACCGCGTGTTCGAACTGGCACTCGGACTCGCCAATTCGAAAGACGGACTCTTACTCGTGGACGAACTGGAAAACGGCGTGCACTACAGCGCCCAGGAACAACTCTGGCGGCTCATCTTCGAGACCGCCAGCCAGCTCAACGTCCAGGTCTTCGCCACCACCCACAGCTGGGACTGCATCGAGTCCTTCCAGCGCGCCGCGAGCGCCCACCCATCGAACGGTGCGCTCATCAGCCTCGCGCGCCAGGAAGGCGAGGTCAAAGGCACCGTCTTCAACGAGCGGGATCTCGAGATCATCACCCGCGAATCCATCGAGGTTCGCTGA